CCAGGACCACTGCTTATCACTGTTGATAAGCAGCTTATTAAAGCCCAGCTCATCTTTTGGCAACATAAAGCAACACAGATAAGCATCGTACAcactgtagcctgtgtgtgtcCTTCTGTTTCTGCTCATGTTGAGCAAAACATGTTATTCcactttaaaaatatacaaaaatgagACCATGAGACAGAACTGCTGTAGCCCTGTCGTATTCTTTGGACACCAAGAGTACGCCTCTCTTGTTCcattgttttgggtcattgtcctgtagCATTACCTAACTTCTGCAGAGTTTTAGCTAATGTACCAGCCCCCTAACAAGAATCACTGATGGAGAAATctcattttgtgtgtttgtgtttcagagTGGGCGTTATAACTATGTAAGTGTACTGGGGGCACTGAGgaatgtgtgtgagacagagggtCCGCGGGCACTGTACTCTGGACTGACTGCCACTCTGCTCAGAGATGCTCCATTCTCTGGCATCTATGTCATGTTCTACAGCCAGGCCAAACGGGCCCTTCCACACGGTAAGAACATACACTTATTTCTCTTATTTCTTAGTTAGTTCTCTGAATTCTGTCTGTTAGAGATGTGGTATTATGAAATAGCAAGGTCAAATAATTAGCtggtaaataatatatattttttaaaggtgtAAATAAGAGTTTTTGCAGATGAGTGCAGCACTTTATATATTAAATGGTCTGTGACGAGTTGTTTTTGtaaatagagctgggcgattgttgtattacaatatttaaagacatttttacgatACATAATATTAATTATCATATTAACACATGCAGATAAAAAGGCATTTGTAGCAGAATATTCTTAAAAGTTGATCATTAAATAGTACAGTTGTTATATACAGTGAGTTTTTCTAATTAAATAGGAATAACTCACCAGGGCTGTCTAATGCGGTTGTGAGATCTTATTAGAGCCAGTTTAAGGAGACACCTAAAAGGATAAATACATAAGAGGATGCTTCAGAGTACTTATTAAATGTCCTCTCACGTCATCTCACGACTCGACTATTGCAATGCCCTGCGAACTGGCCTCCTgccctgtgtagtaaaaccactccaaatgatccagaatgcagcagcgtgtctggtcttcaaccagccaaaacgggcacatgtcaccccactgctcattgagctccattggctaccagttgatgctcgcgtcaaattcaaagctcttacaatcgcctacaaggtgatgacagaaccgCTCCTTTCTaactgcactcactcctgaaggcttacgctacctcccggccgctgcgctcctccaatgaacgtcgcctcgctttaccaaacaaacattcacacaaagtaatccagactgttctcatacagagttccccaatggtggaacaaactaccttccactaccagatcaggagaatctctcactatctttaataaactcctgaagacagagctcttcaaagagcacttactctcttaacacctctaacacactaactacttctaacctcatttccttcttcccctccttcacttctctatcccattattccctttgacctcctttaggccctatctaaaaatgttttacctttaacttctattatttttgtacttgactattgtaagtcgctttggacaaaagcatctgcccaatccaatgtaatgtaatgtaatgtaatgtaattaaatgtctaaaaatgttaagatttgttttcagtcttttagacagatttttttcagtgtaggaaagtacatttaaattatttttacacagCACTGTTTTTAAACCAGGTAAATCTATAACAGAATCATTGTATTTTTAGATAAATGGTGTGGGTAATCGTATGCTCTTCTTTGGTTTGGGATTTAGAGGTAAGCTCATCAAGCCTGGCTCCAGTGGTGAATTTCGGCTGTGGCGTGTTAGCAGGTATATTAGCATCATTAGCTACGCAGCCAGCCGATGTCGTGAAAACTCACATGCAGGTGAGCCCAGCGCTGTACCACCGGACTATTGACGCTGTACGCTTTGTTTATTCCGTAAGTATGCACAATACCTTAGGTACCTTAACCTTGTAACTCCAGTGATATGAGGAATTGCTTAGgctaatatgaaaataataaaaaaaataaaaaaaagattttgctttcattttattttctaaatttgttcactggtctctctctctctctctctctatctcgctaTCTCTGTCTTAGGAACATGGTCTTGGTGGGTTTTTCCGGGGGGCTGTTCCTCGTTCATTGCGGAGGACGCTGATGGCTGCTATGGCCTGGACTGTCTACGAGCAGCTGATGGCACGCATGGGGCTTAaatcctgagtgtgtgtgtgtgtgtgtgtgtgtgtgtgtgtgtgtgtgtgtgtgagagagagagcgagacagtgtGTGTGCTGAAATGAGGGACAGTCCTTTTTGTAAAAGACTAAATTGAAGCTGACACTCCTTGGGGAATCACAGTgggtgtgagtatgtgtgtgtgtgaggctgctaAATGGTGACACTTATGATTCTGACAGCAGGACTCAAcagatgcaacacacacacacacacacaaacacaccaacacacattttttacacagacacacacattctcaTAAGAAACTCCACCACATCCAACCCTAACACTATGAACAGAACAAAAAATGCTGATTCAGTCAATCAGTCAAGACATGTTTATTATCTGATGTGCACTTCTATAGTTTGAAACGGAAATGCTAGGCTAACATTTCTAACAAACACTGGAATTAGACTGTCACCAGTCTTTTATGTATCTGAGATCACTCCACCATGTTAGCTATATTAGCAAATCTCTAAATTAAGTCATGCTACTCTACCTGAAGCTGGTGAATATCCtgctcattatttttaaataataattatacaacAAACAATCTACTGCTGATCTGAGCTACACAGCTTAACCATATAGTTGTTGTAGCTAATCAACTTCTCAGAACCAGACTGATGTAGAATTGCTACCTTTCCCTCTCACAAAAAGAACACAGCTAATGACACAGATATAGCAGAATTTCTAAATGTTCTGATGGAGCAGACCCAAGCAGTTTTCTctcggagaaaaaaaaaacggagttTCAGGTTTTTTGGACAGTCCAGTTCTGTCGTAGTTATGTTAACTTCATCCcagtcaggaaaaaaaatatattaccaaTTGCAGGTCCATGACTGAGAATAAAAACACTCCGACATTAGATGTTGTTTGGATGGGTGTTGTTGTGGAGTCCCATTATCTGTAATGTAAAACTCCATACACTCATCAGTGGTGCACAGTGATGAATACAGCAATAATGCAAATATGACCTTTCTCATCAGCCtttgtgtttctgtatagtgttGTGCCTCATTGCCACAGATTTGTGTTATTTAGCTCATTGTGGCTGTTTTTGAAGAGCCAGTCCTAACTAAAAGTATAAGGATACATGATGTGAACAGGGTATTTGTTCTGCCTTCCCCTAAGGCatgcattattttattcattttctagaGTAACTTGATTTTGTGACAGTCAgatgctgccatctagtggctaTTTTCTTAACAGGAAGTACACAATTGAAGCTCAGCCCACATCCTGTGTTGTTTGAGAGTGAAGGCCATGTTTTCTCAGTCTACAGTGTTTCTCTCTGGGAATCCATCTTAATCCCTTGAGTTGTGGACATTATTTGTCTTTTTACCCATCTTTATCAACAAATACTTTATGTATCTTGCTGAATC
This DNA window, taken from Astyanax mexicanus isolate ESR-SI-001 chromosome 5, AstMex3_surface, whole genome shotgun sequence, encodes the following:
- the slc25a38b gene encoding mitochondrial glycine transporter B isoform X2; this encodes MEVLLAHPALKAFMCGSLSGTCSTLLFQPLDLVKTRLQTLQNSLSPGSPKVGMLSVFITVVRTEKLFGLWKGVSPSFMRCIPGVGIYFSTFYSLKQHFFEDRAPNAGEAVLLGGGSRCVAGIAMLPVTVIKTRFESGRYNYVSVLGALRNVCETEGPRALYSGLTATLLRDAPFSGIYVMFYSQAKRALPHEVSSSSLAPVVNFGCGVLAGILASLATQPADVVKTHMQVSPALYHRTIDAVRFVYSEHGLGGFFRGAVPRSLRRTLMAAMAWTVYEQLMARMGLKS
- the slc25a38b gene encoding mitochondrial glycine transporter B isoform X1, with the translated sequence MQEKKDSQPKSASGLGKAHPALKAFMCGSLSGTCSTLLFQPLDLVKTRLQTLQNSLSPGSPKVGMLSVFITVVRTEKLFGLWKGVSPSFMRCIPGVGIYFSTFYSLKQHFFEDRAPNAGEAVLLGGGSRCVAGIAMLPVTVIKTRFESGRYNYVSVLGALRNVCETEGPRALYSGLTATLLRDAPFSGIYVMFYSQAKRALPHEVSSSSLAPVVNFGCGVLAGILASLATQPADVVKTHMQVSPALYHRTIDAVRFVYSEHGLGGFFRGAVPRSLRRTLMAAMAWTVYEQLMARMGLKS
- the slc25a38b gene encoding mitochondrial glycine transporter B isoform X3 — encoded protein: MCGSLSGTCSTLLFQPLDLVKTRLQTLQNSLSPGSPKVGMLSVFITVVRTEKLFGLWKGVSPSFMRCIPGVGIYFSTFYSLKQHFFEDRAPNAGEAVLLGGGSRCVAGIAMLPVTVIKTRFESGRYNYVSVLGALRNVCETEGPRALYSGLTATLLRDAPFSGIYVMFYSQAKRALPHEVSSSSLAPVVNFGCGVLAGILASLATQPADVVKTHMQVSPALYHRTIDAVRFVYSEHGLGGFFRGAVPRSLRRTLMAAMAWTVYEQLMARMGLKS